CAGGTGACCATGGGCTGCTCCTTCTCCCTCTGTGGTTACAGCTTAGTAGTTTAGGGAAGTGGATATAGACTCCCGCTGGGTCTGCTGGATCAGGTAGAAGACGTATTAATACCTAATTACCTTTTCCTCACAAGAAAACTGGTAATTTTTCTCTTCACTGAAAGGCACTGCCTgatggggaagaaagagctgttggGATCTGTTTTCCCTGAGGAGAGCATGTGCCCTCGGGATTAAGGGCATCAGTGGGAAGGCACAGAGCAGCTCACCTTTGCACCTTGCCTTCACCCTCCTGTCCCACGGCTTCTCTGTAATACAGAGGCCAAGCTATTAGGAACCTTGATTAAATAAGTAAGTCCCAAAGGTGGTTTTTGTGCCTAGAAGCACAACACACCTGATATTGCAATGCAAAGAGCGACCAGAACTCAGGCACTCAGGACAGCGGAGCAAGGACTTTTCACTGAcgtcaaaaataaacaaatataacaaagacaagaaAGTTCTGTTAGCCACCAGTTTGTCCTGTTTCCCCCTCAGATGTTTTCAACCAGGCTGTTTTCATTCGATTCCTGATCCTGCCTGGTATTTGCTGCATGAACTTGAACTAGTCTCTTAATGCctttaagcttcagtttcttcatctctaatgtGGAGTTAACATTTATACCTCTTCATAAGGTTGTTGGGAAGCTTAAATGAGAAGGTCCATAAAGCGTGCTAATATAGGGCCTGGCATGTCACAGATTCAATTGATgtatacttattattattatcattatcattatttttattattattgcattcactttaggatagcttcaacatatatttgaaatgaaacctCCAACTATCCAAAAGAAACCCATACCGTACTGCTGTCCCAGTCCACACTTCTTTGAACTAGCAGAACATCATAAAATAAATAGCTACAGCATGtctcattttatctcatttatttctagGTCACGAGGGTCGAATCGGCATGGCTTCCATCAAGATGAAGGATGACCATGAATTTGATGGAAAGAAACTCTTTAAGCATGTTGCTGATTATCTGCCCAGTTACGCAAGGCCCCGATTTCTAAGACTACAGGTGCAACCTCTTGCTATCGAGTTCAGTTATCCTCTCTCAGAGACCCTTGTCATTACGAACAATTCCCCTTACACCATAGCAACCACACTGGCCATTTTCACTACTTTTTCCAGGGAGCTCAATAAAGCAGCAGAGATATCAGAAATTATAGCTAGCAGAAACCAAAATCTAATCTCTTTCTTCCTGAACTGGCCAGTTCATTCAGCAACAGAATTAGCCAAGAACTCACAAAATCTGTGTTTGAAGAGGTATGACAGacacttaaaatagaaatgcttTCACCTTTCTACTTCTTGTTTCTGgttttaaataatggaaaaatcCACTGAAGTCTTACACGTTTGTATAGTGTGAAATTTAACTAGGCATCATTAGCCAGCTGAAACTGCCAAAGGTTTAACTTTTGCCACTAGAGAGatgcttttcttatttctcaaaCATTAACCCATTGGTTAGCTTTACACTCTCACTTTTGGACTTTGAGATCTATGATTCTATAGCTGAAAACTTGAGAAAAGAAGCATCAGATTACCAGTATTCCTGAGGTAGAGTTATTTCTGTTGATGTTCATAGCACACACTTCTTTTAACAGTGAGATTGTTGAGGGATGTGAAAATTCAGATACCCTCAGATCATCACCTGTTAActgaagaaaaagcaaatctTCAGTCTAATGGACAAACACACTGAGAAAACAGAGCTGTCAGTATATAGATGATCCTATCCCCATCGCACCCTTAATCAGGGTATTCCAGTAATTCCTGAAGCTCACCAAGCAACAGACTCCTCTGCTCTGTATTTCACTGTCAGCTGCCCCTCACTGCCCACAGGTGATCCTAAAACCttaagggaatgaaaaaaaaccctgcagaAGGCCCCTAGGAGTGCCTCTGAAAACAAGCTGTGTGGATACTGTACAAAACTTAGCTTCAGAGCTCTGTGAACCAGAGATGCCAGtgggctccctgcctccctgccccgccTCTTGCCCTGCAACATAATCTGTTTGCAAAACACTACAGCAATGTGCCTTGTTTGATGTTTTTTCAGGACACAATTGATATCACTGGAACTTTTAAATACCGCAAAGTGACCCTCGTGGAGGAGGGCTTTAACCCTGAAGTCATCAaagactccttgtatttcttggatGACAAAGCAGCAATGTATGTGCCTATGACTGAGGATATTTACAATGCCATAAGTAATAAAAGTCTGAAACTCTGAATATGCCCATGAGAGCACATATTTCCAGACAAAACTTAATGGACCTAGTAAAGTCTTTTGATATAATCCAACTCTAATGTGGTTGAAGATGGTGAGATGCAGTTTTTCTTCATGCTTCCCAAAAGGGGAGACTTTTCTAAATTACACCTGAGCCTTTGCAAGTGAAAAGATTTagagataattatttttcaatttgcaCTTACTGTTTGTATTTTCAAACTAAGCTTGTTAGAGGGAGGGcattattttttgtaaatatatagtaaaataggTAAATGCCAACATATGAAATGGTACAACTCATCATTTGAAAGTAcaaatggatatttttttaaaacatatgcaGATATACATGTGAATCATTCAACAGTTCTCTGATTACAAatgtattatttggaaatatataaTCAATGCACAGATCTGATGCTACAGACCAAAATAACTTGGGACTAAAACTAGGAAATGTCACATCTGACATGGAGGTTAATGAGAATCAGTATAAAAATGGACAAGGTTAACCAAGTGCAGTGACCCAGCCTAAGCGATGATTTATTAATGTGTTGCTCATTCATACATCCACTCTGCCAAGCATGTAGCAGGTGCCTGCTATGGACCAAGAGATGAACTCAGCACTAGTGTGATGGAGTTTTCCAAGCCTGTGTCTAGGAAGTCAGATCAGAACTTCAAGGAAAGCCAACTGGAAAGAGCTCTAGAAGGGAGGCCAGAGTCCTCTCCATGTGGTTTCACTTTTCAACAATAATATTTTGTCATTATTGGTGGGGCTGCAGGAACTCTGTAAAGAATcagcaaagaaggaagaaggtgCCACTTAGCatcaccctagcactgttcaagGGGAGATGGGCTGCCTGGCCAGCATATGTCTTCCAGTTGACATGGGTGCTGTCTCCCCAGAGTGCATAAAGTACCATGTTGTGGGatgtatgtatatacagtatGTTCCATTGTGGACGTCAATTTTCCTTGACACAGATGTCATGCTTCTGTGAAGCtgtgagctccatgagggcagagattcTGTCCTGGCTTATAATTAtaaccccagtgcctggcacataggaggcaataattatttgttgcttTTTCATCAAGCAACCCTGATAACCATCTGGTTCCCCATGCAATCTTTTTTATGGGTGGTAGAGGATTGGAAAGGATGAGCTAAACAGATGATCTGAGTCTTCTAGTTCACACAGAGCAGTGATTCTCAGGCTTGaacactggaatcacctggaaGTCATGTTAAAACACAGGCTGCTGGGACCTATTCCCCACAATTGGAACTGGAGCTGAGATTTATGTTTCCAAcaaactcccaggtgatgctgttGGTCGGGGGCCTCATTTTGGAAACCActgacagagagaaaaatcatccTGAGTTACATCATGTGTTCTCATTTAGTGTAATTCAGTGCCTCAGAGCTGTATCATCGCTAATTCTTAAGGCTCAGATCTTAGATCTGGAGTGACCAAGTGCAGACCCCAGGAGAGTCCCAGCATCAAGCAGCCCTTTGTCTCATCATTAGCCTGCAATTGTTCTTGAACATTCTATTtactacatacacacatatcctttgctgtatagcaAAAGTAAAAACAGTCCTAGACAGTGTCTAGTCCAACCtctttatttgattaaaaaacatAGCCTAGGGGGTTAAGTCACAAAGTCACGCAGCTCACTGCATCACTACCTCCCACCTAGCACATACGAGAAGAGAGAACATATTCATGGAGTAGTGGTTCTCAGACTGTGGTCCCAGAGGCGCAGGATCAGCATTACCTGGGAGCTTGTCAGACATGCAAATTATTGGGCCCCACCCCAGTCCAACTGAATCAGACCCTCTGGGGCTGGGCCTGCAGTCCATGTTTTAATAAGCCCTCCTGGTGATTCTGGTGCCGGCtcagtttgagaaccaccagcTGAGAGCAGTGTTTCTTAACCCTAAATGTGCGGAAGAAGCACCTGGAGTGCCAGTGCTTGTGGTCCACATACCGCCCTTTGAGAAGCAAGCGACCCTAGAGCAGTGGTTCCACACACTGATGCACATTAGACTTATTTGGGAGCTGTCAGAATCCCAAAGCCCAGATACACCTCATACCAATTAGATCAGGATTTCTGGGAGTAGgccaggcatcagtattttttaagacTCCCAGGTGATTCCCGTATGCAGATAAGTTTGGGGACCACTCATAGACAAAAAGGGTCAACATGAAACTTGAAGCTCTTgacaaagattctctccttgaCCAAACTGTAGCCAGGCTCCTCCCAGCCCTCTTGTTAACTAGGCCTCAACCTCAGCCCATAGAAACATGAATAGATGCTCACACAGTCTCTAATGGCTCAAGACGATGACCCTAGCATGCATGACTCTTGTGCCCCTTTAAGTGCCTGCCTGTGAAAACGCAAGGCTGCCAAACGAATTTACTGTTGGCTCCAGCTGACACCTGAGGCTGCCCGCAGTCCCCCAGCctctgggggaggtgggggcctgACTTTGGTCAGCACCACTTAGCAAACCTACATGGGCTTCACATCGACCAACTCCCCCTTCCCACGCTTTGTAATTTTTCACTTCCCAACTCTACTGGGCCCCTGCtggcccctccccactcccccattCACCCTTCAAAATGTCCAGTCACCTTTGTAGAGATCAAAGTTTAGTCCAGTTTATGCTGAACTCTTTTCCCTGCTGCAATAGTACGTTACTGATTAGTATCTGTCCTTACCACTGTTAACTAGTGCCCAGCTTTGTTTACCTTTGACACTGTTACTATAACCGACTTCAAGTGCACTTCCTATAAAACTGTGATCTGAAGAAAATCATTTTGGGGGCCTATGAAATAACTATGGGCAGGCTATGAGTACAGCTTTTATTTGACTACagagtccaggaaaaaaaaatgcacgaGTTCCAAACCTAAGGAGGGCCACATTTACATGTTCTAAGGGCCAGAGGGTCCTGCTGGACTGTGAGCTTCTGCTCAAGTACCACCTTGAATAGTACAGCATGGTGCAAATAGCATGGGCATTGTTGAAGACAAGGAGACCTGGGCTTGCCCACTTACAAGCTTAGTGACCTAgggcttcagtgtcctcatttaTCAGTGCTAAGCCACAGTGCCTGACTCAAGCACCTGCCTTCTTCGTACCAACAGCTCCTCCAAACTCATTTCCTCACCGTTAAATTCAAACCTGCAGCATCCTGAAAATCAGAATCCATAGTACATGCATTTAGGCTGCAGGATATGCTTTTGTTAATTAATCAATATTTCAGTGGTCAATGAAATCACACAAGAGAGGCTTTTTTGGGACAAGCACAATTTATTGCTACATTATATTGAATATCACAAGCTGCACCACAGAAGCTGCCTGTCAGTACACTACCCTGGACCTTTTCTCTCTGACCAGACTGCCAGAACCTTCTGTGCCATTATAAGTCATGAACCCCTATGAGAACCTGATAAAAATTAGGGGCTCTCTCCCAAGaaaaacgcacacacacacataagcacacGAATTCAGCACACAATTCGGAGGGGTTCAGAGACTCCCTGAAACACATCCTGGCCGAAACCTCCGGCCTAAACCATTGCCTGCAGGGGGCAGCAGGACAGCGGGAGCCCACACTGAGAGCTGCACTCGGGAAAGCTGGGGACGCTGTAGAACTTGATGAGTTTTTTGAAGGCACTTTTCTTTAGCATCATCATCTCTTCTGGAAACCTAGAGAAGATTCTGACCCGGGAGGAGCCCCCATTCCTCACAGAGCCGTCTGTGGGCAGTGGTTTCTGAGCACTCACAGGCACGCTGTTACAACTGAGGGAACGCACTGCCTTCTTCTTGTTCTGCGCGGACAAGTAACTGAACAGGAAGGAGGACAGCGTGTGCTTGGTAACCGCTGGAGACTCTTCTGCAAAGCAGTCATCACGTGGGTCCAGCAGGGTTTCAGGACGGCAGCTGTCTTCCCTTCTCCCAAGACCGGCTCCCACACACTGAGGTTGCTTGATGATCTTCCTGGCCTGGGCTGGGTCACCCCCTGCCTCACCGACAGACTGAAAGGACATTCCGTTGGCCAAGGCCCTGGGGCCCCCGGGTGGGGGGATGAGGTTCCCGACCTGAGGGCTAGGTTGGGAAGTACAATGCTGACTCAGAATGCGAGTGGCAGCATCTCGGATAAGAGTCCAGTCTCTCAGGATGTCATCCCTGGTGGTGAACTGGGATGTCACGGTGAAACGGATAATCAGCTTGTCCTGGATAGTGGCGGGGATGAGGAAGAGACGGCCAGCTTTAGCTATTTCTTTCAACACACTTTCTGTGAGACAATTAGGACCCTGTTTGAAGAATAAAGAGAACTGAAATCGGTATCAGATCCTCCAGAAGCATCCCCAGAAGCCCAGCAGCTGCACCTCCAAAGGCCGCCCAAGCCCCAGATAACAGCACCCACAGGCCATGGGAGACGGCATCACCTTTAGACGGAAAACCACCAGGCCAAGGTGCCTCTGGGCAGGAATTTCAAAGAAAGGGTCATTTCTGACCAAAGATTCAAAATATTTAGCCATTTCAGTACCCTGGAATTGTAAATACAAAGAGAACTGAGATTAATAATCAGGCAAGGGACAATTATGAATTAACTTTCCCACTGCTAAATGGGTTTAAACCAGTGACACCTTTGAAACAGAATTCTGATTGGCTTCTGCCAAATGTCCTTCACCGTTTGATTTTGcacacattctaattttttttaaagtttgagctTTGTATCATATTAATCTTTCACTGAAgtcatatcatttttttttatttcctttttttttcttacctagGATCATTAACTTAACAAGGACAGGACTATCCCTtttttgtttccacctttttaaaaatttcttcatcCAATGAAATATTTTGCTAAGTAATGCTATCATCTGGTTCTCAGACTCAATCCTCTATTTCAAGAGAAGTCAAAGGACTTAGCTAATCCTGTCTTTGACCATGCTGAGACAAGTGGGACAAACCTCACCCgtgcccttctctctctccactgCATGGTCTGTTTAGACTGTGCCCAACCACGTCCCCAAGAACGCTCCGGTAAATACCTATTGACACAATGCAACAATGTTTGTTCCAGACTTGGTAGGTCTACATGTCCAAGCCAGGAAAGCCATGTTTGAGGCATAACCATATCAGTGACTTAAATTTTTAGACAGTTGTGACAATCAGCATAATTCTCAGAAGGATATGCTCCTACCCTGCACACACACGCTgcccttttcattattttctttcttcctctattaGTCAAGCTCTTGGGCCATCATTCCTCAGTGCTCGATGACAGCCAAGGATTGGTGAGACACTCAGGCAAGGGGGACAGACCCCAGACAGCTCTCAGTGCCATTGCTGCTCATTGATCCTCTAGCTAACAAACAGATGGCCGCCCTGAGTAATCATCAAGTCCCAGAGGCCAAGAACAGGCCTAGACACCTGAGCCCATACTGCAGGTGCCCTGGGCTGGTCTGCAAACAGAAACCAGCCTTCCTCCCCTCTAAGACACAATGCAAGCATGGGCTCAGCCCACCGCCTGCACACTACATACATGTCTGATGTGCGCTTGAAGATTCCTCACCCCGAAGGACCGAATCACAAACCAGAGTTTAATAGAGCGAAACCGCCGGCTCAGGGGGATCTGCCAGTGCTAGAACAGAGGAACACAGTGCCCGCGGTTAGAGACAAGGGGCATTGTCTCTAACAAGGTACTCCCTCACTCACTCCTGGGCTTTATTCATCATCTATTGCCTGCACAGCCCTCCAGGGATGGACAGTATCACCATGACTCCTGAAGCTGTTGCTAAGGAGCAGCCAAAAAGCAAGTTACCAAAGGCTTCCCCATCATGAGACCAAATCCTATTGGCGACGGTGGCCAATAGGCCCTTGAGTGCAAGGGGAGACCAAGCCCAGACCCTGAACCGAGAAGAAGACACTTTGCTTTAAATGCTGCTTTAAGCATTTCATCTCAGGCTAATATTTATTCAAGATGGGAGCAATACACTTTTTTCTCTGAAAGAGGCTAGACTGAACAGCATAACATAAAGTCCTATTTCTGTTTGCCCCCAAAATATAAAGTACAGTAATCAGGCATAACCGtaagaatgactaaaatttttaGACAGTTGTGACAATCAGCATAATTCTAAAAAGGGTATGCTCCTACCCTGCACACACACGCtgccctttcatttattttctttcttcctttattagtAATCAAAAGCCCAGATGCTGGACCTGCAAACCTGGGTTTGTCCCCCAGCTGCCCCCCTTACTGGCTGTGGCCTTAGGCGTTGCTGCCTCACTGGCGCATCAAGACACAGAACAGCACCGCCCAGGACCTGGCGGGAGTGGGACCAATGCAAAGCACTTCACACGAAGTTGGCTattgaggtgataaaaatgtgAGCTACTAATGTCAGTGGTGTTTCTGCCTAGAACCAAGATGGTCATTCTTTAATCTCACTGTCTTGTACTGACTTTTTCCTGTGACATTCCTGTGCCCTCAGGAGGCATCCCTTCAGCTTTCAGATTTCCAGTGAGCATCTGCATTTCGGCCCCTGCCAGACTAAATTGGCCCTTCATTCCTGGTGACCAAATTCAACAGACCTCAAAATTCAAGGTTGTGGGCACCACAGATCTGAAAATTTCAAAGCAATTTCTCAGATCTGAAACCAGAGCAAAAGTTTTGGAAAACATTGGCAGTCATCCTGATAAGCAATGTGATTTCTAGTGACCTCTTCCTCACATGTCAGAAAGCTTAACTACAATGTCATTGgctggaaataaatatttgtcccATCGAACTCACCCACAGGATTGCTAAATCCTCGGGAATGTGCTCACCTTCATCCTTCACCCTAGTTTCCACACCCAGCAGTTATGACATTACCCCTTTGCTGGTGCACAGTGCCTCTCCCACATGAAGCACTAAGCGTGTGATTTCCAAGCAAACACCCTAGTGGCGAGGACCAGTTGGGGGCTTCCTTTACCAGCAGAGGGCATCAAAACCTGAACGAGGGACAAAATCCTTGTAACAGGGAAGGCAAGCAACTCCACCCTAGTtagctggctgctctgggagaatGACTGGATAACAGGGGCCTTCCCTGAAAACAGGGTTTTCTACATGGCTGTGGCCAACTAACTACTTTATTTTGCCCAACAAACTAAAATGAGAGGCAGagatgcttttaattttgatttcttcacACTCTGTCTGTATCCCCAGTTGTTTCTCTTGTCACTATTCCAAAACCAGATCACACTGACCCAGCGGGGTAGTTCTAGGTGATATTTTCTGTTGAAATGGGAGATTTCGTCTTATAAAGGGTGACATGGCTCTTTAACTCGAGGCATTCCCAAGCCCCTTCTGTGTCCTTTCAAGGTTTTGCAGGTCTCCCCTGCCAAGGACAAGACAGTGCCCCTTTCTTGGgaaaggtgggaggggagggcaagGAGCTTCCCTGATTGATGTCTAAGAATCAAGCCCTGATTCTAGGTGGCTCCAGGGCGCCGTGGGTGAAGTCCCTAAGGGTTCTCTCCCAGGATGGGCCTCTATTTCTGGCTCATCTCCAATGTAGCTGGGCTTCTATTTAAAGCTACAGCCAGCTCCTGGGTGATAAAGACCTTGGGATACAATCAGAGCAACAGGGAAGACCCCCAGGAACACCAGAGATAGCGACTTCAGTTTTGTAGAAGTTTCTCGGAGACTTGACAGTTAAGCCCCTAGGATTacagggagggaaaggaaaagcaGACAGCAGCACCTTCTGGATGTAGAAGTACAAAGAGTAAGGCTCCCCTGGACCACTGCTAagcttaatttaatattttataagttaTCTAGAAGAGAGAAAGCACCATAAAAATCTCCAAACTTATGGGAATGAACCACAGGAAGATATTGAGACACTGTTGTGAACCaaaaaaaacaccaaacacaaaaagaaacatgaaatccAAAACAGACTTAGGTAAGAAATGCTCTTATGTTTCCGAGATCCTAATTTACTTACAGGAAAATGGGCACCATTTTACACTCAGGAAAGAAAGCTAGAATTACTCCTAAAGATGTCTGCCCCTTGGGAAGgtgtagacatttttttttaaattaagaaattgttGAAAGCCCACCACACAGGGCAGTGGAGATGAATGAAATATTCTATTTGTATCAACCTTTGGAGCATCCCCCAACCACTGCAAGCTTGCTGCTTGCAATGCCACTCAAAAGCTGCAAAAACCTAAAGCAAGTCTGAGCTGGTCTACAGAAGAATAACCAATAAAATGAAGAGATAATGGAGATATTACTTTAGGACTAAAACGGCAGGACAATTCAGTTGCCcaaggaggaaagacagaaacaTCTCTTCCCAAAGAGTGACTCTCACACACTTCAGGCATTGCTCTCCGTACTTCAATACTGATTcccttaatcctcacagcaaaccTAAGAAGCtggtattattatcatcatcctcGTTGGACAAATGAGGAAGTTTAGACACAGAGTTTAAGCCATTTTCCCAAGGCTGCACAAATATAATAAATGGAGGAGCCAGGATTCAGACCCAAGCTGTCTGGCTTTAGCACCTAAATGGTTAACCACTTCGCTATAGCAAATCTCAGCAGTTAAAAGAACTTTTACGAATATtactcctaccatttgccacattCCCAGTATTATGTTAATGATCTATAGGCATGTTCCCATGTCAGCCTCACAATACCCTGTGAAACCAGGGTGACTGagtccacttcacagatgaggaagccgaGGTCAGGGCAGCCCACTGAGTTCCCGAAGGACGAAGGCTGGCGAGCACTCCAGACCAGGCTCCTCTCACTCTGCTCTGCTGCGGCCCCTTGGCCACGTGGATTTAACTTGTTTACATCCCTGTCTCCCCTACAATTAAAAGGAAGGCTCGTCCTCAAACTGAGGAGTAAATCTGAAGAATTTGTTCCCCCAAGAGGTAGTACAGGCTGAGAATGGGGTGCAGCGAGCTCGCTGGGAAGGCTAGGACTGCCAGAAGGCACCCAGAAGGCCAGGGAAAGCACCCACGCTCCACCCGCACCCACGCAGTGCCTCTCTGGGAACAAAAGAAAGTGATTAAACCAAGGAGCCTCGTTCCCCATCCAAGGAAATTCTCCACCCCGCCCTGCCGCTGGGTAGTAAGCAGAAAAGATTATCCAAGATGAGGCAGAAGGGAACTGGCCCACTCGGGGTGGGGAAGGCATTTCTAGGCGGTAGACAATGCCACAAGTATTCAGCGTGCACACTGCCTCAGAGGTGGGTCTCATTTTCTAGGGTTTTTAACAATTTTCTGGGTTTCATTCTGTATCCTTAGGCACATCTTGAAACCAAAGGTATACAGTGGCAGTATGATGTGTTGGGCTCACAGCGTGCCCATTTCTGGTGGAAGCCAGTGTACAGGAGATGCTGGGGTCAAGAGGAAGCCAGTTTCCACCTCAGAGACCACTAGGCTGCCCCTTTCTGGCCACTCACCATGAAGTCAGTGGCCACACCCGAGTTGGCATGCCTGAGGTAGACGGGGTTCACATTGAAGGTCTGCTGCAGCTTGTACTTgtccttgaccctgtgggtttcCAAATGGGCATTAGCAGCTGAGGCCTCACAGAGGAAGCATGGCTTTCCCAcaggctgggagctgggctgccacactcaccagaacccagtgcaatCAAAGTGCACCATCATCCACTTGGAAGGATTAAAGGTGAAGGAATCGGCATACTCGATGCCCTTCAGAAAGCCGCGGA
This is a stretch of genomic DNA from Manis javanica isolate MJ-LG chromosome 8, MJ_LKY, whole genome shotgun sequence. It encodes these proteins:
- the LOC140843148 gene encoding histidine decarboxylase isoform X8 is translated as MDPEEYRERGKEMVDYICQYLSTVRERRVTPDVRPGYLRAQLPEAAPEEPDGWDSIFGDIERIIMPGSTVSESTLIALLAARKNKILEMKASEPGADESSLNARLIAYASDQAHSSVEKAGLISLVKMKFLPVDDNFSLRGEALKKAIEEDKKRGLVPVFVCATLGTTGVCAFDCLSELGPISKAEVWEEPPKVTGASPRQPGASEGLWLHIDAAYAGSAFLCPEFRGFLKGIEYADSFTFNPSKWMMVHFDCTGFWVKDKYKLQQTFNVNPVYLRHANSGVATDFMHWQIPLSRRFRSIKLWFVIRSFGVRNLQAHIRHGTEMAKYFESLVRNDPFFEIPAQRHLGLVVFRLKGPNCLTESVLKEIAKAGRLFLIPATIQDKLIIRFTVTSQFTTRDDILRDWTLIRDAATRILSQHCTSQPSPQVGNLIPPPGGPRALANGMSFQSVGEAGGDPAQARKIIKQPQCVGAGLGRREDSCRPETLLDPRDDCFAEESPAVTKHTLSSFLFSYLSAQNKKKAVRSLSCNSVPVSAQKPLPTDGSVRNGGSSRVRIFSRFPEEMMMLKKSAFKKLIKFYSVPSFPECSSQCGLPLSCCPLQAMV
- the LOC140843148 gene encoding histidine decarboxylase isoform X3; amino-acid sequence: MDPEEYRERGKEMVDYICQYLSTVRERRVTPDVRPGYLRAQLPEAAPEEPDGWDSIFGDIERIIMPGVVHWQSPHMHAYYPALTSWPSLLGDMLADAINCLGFTWASSPVCTELEMNVMDWLAKMLGLPEYFLHHQPGSQGGGVLQSTVSESTLIALLAARKNKILEMKASEPGADESSLNARLIAYASDQAHSSVEKAGLISLVKMKFLPVDDNFSLRGEALKKAIEEDKKRGLVPVFVCATLGTTGVCAFDCLSELGPICASEGLWLHIDAAYAGSAFLCPEFRGFLKGIEYADSFTFNPSKWMMVHFDCTGFWVKDKYKLQQTFNVNPVYLRHANSGVATDFMHWQIPLSRRFRSIKLWFVIRSFGVRNLQAHIRHGTEMAKYFESLVRNDPFFEIPAQRHLGLVVFRLKGPNCLTESVLKEIAKAGRLFLIPATIQDKLIIRFTVTSQFTTRDDILRDWTLIRDAATRILSQHCTSQPSPQVGNLIPPPGGPRALANGMSFQSVGEAGGDPAQARKIIKQPQCVGAGLGRREDSCRPETLLDPRDDCFAEESPAVTKHTLSSFLFSYLSAQNKKKAVRSLSCNSVPVSAQKPLPTDGSVRNGGSSRVRIFSRFPEEMMMLKKSAFKKLIKFYSVPSFPECSSQCGLPLSCCPLQAMV
- the LOC140843148 gene encoding histidine decarboxylase isoform X2, with the protein product MVDYICQYLSTVRERRVTPDVRPGYLRAQLPEAAPEEPDGWDSIFGDIERIIMPGVVHWQSPHMHAYYPALTSWPSLLGDMLADAINCLGFTWASSPVCTELEMNVMDWLAKMLGLPEYFLHHQPGSQGGGVLQSTVSESTLIALLAARKNKILEMKASEPGADESSLNARLIAYASDQAHSSVEKAGLISLVKMKFLPVDDNFSLRGEALKKAIEEDKKRGLVPVFVCATLGTTGVCAFDCLSELGPISKAEVWEEPPKVTGASPRQPGASEGLWLHIDAAYAGSAFLCPEFRGFLKGIEYADSFTFNPSKWMMVHFDCTGFWVKDKYKLQQTFNVNPVYLRHANSGVATDFMHWQIPLSRRFRSIKLWFVIRSFGVRNLQAHIRHGTEMAKYFESLVRNDPFFEIPAQRHLGLVVFRLKGPNCLTESVLKEIAKAGRLFLIPATIQDKLIIRFTVTSQFTTRDDILRDWTLIRDAATRILSQHCTSQPSPQVGNLIPPPGGPRALANGMSFQSVGEAGGDPAQARKIIKQPQCVGAGLGRREDSCRPETLLDPRDDCFAEESPAVTKHTLSSFLFSYLSAQNKKKAVRSLSCNSVPVSAQKPLPTDGSVRNGGSSRVRIFSRFPEEMMMLKKSAFKKLIKFYSVPSFPECSSQCGLPLSCCPLQAMV
- the LOC140843148 gene encoding histidine decarboxylase isoform X5 — translated: MDPEEYRERGKEMVDYICQYLSTVRERRVTPDVRPGYLRAQLPEAAPEEPDGWDSIFGDIERIIMPGASSPVCTELEMNVMDWLAKMLGLPEYFLHHQPGSQGGGVLQSTVSESTLIALLAARKNKILEMKASEPGADESSLNARLIAYASDQAHSSVEKAGLISLVKMKFLPVDDNFSLRGEALKKAIEEDKKRGLVPVFVCATLGTTGVCAFDCLSELGPISKAEVWEEPPKVTGASPRQPGASEGLWLHIDAAYAGSAFLCPEFRGFLKGIEYADSFTFNPSKWMMVHFDCTGFWVKDKYKLQQTFNVNPVYLRHANSGVATDFMHWQIPLSRRFRSIKLWFVIRSFGVRNLQAHIRHGTEMAKYFESLVRNDPFFEIPAQRHLGLVVFRLKGPNCLTESVLKEIAKAGRLFLIPATIQDKLIIRFTVTSQFTTRDDILRDWTLIRDAATRILSQHCTSQPSPQVGNLIPPPGGPRALANGMSFQSVGEAGGDPAQARKIIKQPQCVGAGLGRREDSCRPETLLDPRDDCFAEESPAVTKHTLSSFLFSYLSAQNKKKAVRSLSCNSVPVSAQKPLPTDGSVRNGGSSRVRIFSRFPEEMMMLKKSAFKKLIKFYSVPSFPECSSQCGLPLSCCPLQAMV
- the LOC140843148 gene encoding histidine decarboxylase isoform X1, which gives rise to MDPEEYRERGKEMVDYICQYLSTVRERRVTPDVRPGYLRAQLPEAAPEEPDGWDSIFGDIERIIMPGVVHWQSPHMHAYYPALTSWPSLLGDMLADAINCLGFTWASSPVCTELEMNVMDWLAKMLGLPEYFLHHQPGSQGGGVLQSTVSESTLIALLAARKNKILEMKASEPGADESSLNARLIAYASDQAHSSVEKAGLISLVKMKFLPVDDNFSLRGEALKKAIEEDKKRGLVPVFVCATLGTTGVCAFDCLSELGPISKAEVWEEPPKVTGASPRQPGASEGLWLHIDAAYAGSAFLCPEFRGFLKGIEYADSFTFNPSKWMMVHFDCTGFWVKDKYKLQQTFNVNPVYLRHANSGVATDFMHWQIPLSRRFRSIKLWFVIRSFGVRNLQAHIRHGTEMAKYFESLVRNDPFFEIPAQRHLGLVVFRLKGPNCLTESVLKEIAKAGRLFLIPATIQDKLIIRFTVTSQFTTRDDILRDWTLIRDAATRILSQHCTSQPSPQVGNLIPPPGGPRALANGMSFQSVGEAGGDPAQARKIIKQPQCVGAGLGRREDSCRPETLLDPRDDCFAEESPAVTKHTLSSFLFSYLSAQNKKKAVRSLSCNSVPVSAQKPLPTDGSVRNGGSSRVRIFSRFPEEMMMLKKSAFKKLIKFYSVPSFPECSSQCGLPLSCCPLQAMV